A stretch of DNA from Doryrhamphus excisus isolate RoL2022-K1 chromosome 6, RoL_Dexc_1.0, whole genome shotgun sequence:
GGCATGCATGTACGGGCGTGTGATCGCGGTGTAAACAAAGCCGAAGTCAGCCGCTTGCCAACACTCTCACGCGGGGAGAGAACTCTTCAAGTGCCCCTGTCTTGCATGGACCTTCCAAACtcgcctccttcctcctccggCAAAacactgttgtgtgtgtgtgtgtgcgcgcgtgtccGTGCACGCGCGTGTTACCTGGTCGAGGTTTAAAGTGATCCACATAGAACCAATATAGTCCCAAGTCCACTCTCTGTAATACAAgtacactatactgtatatttacagCCATGTAGCGCTAACTGTCTTTCTttcctccctctccctctctcccacTCACCCTTTCTTTCCCCTGTCTTACACTTTTTTCACCCAAGATGTGGACAAAAATCCAAATCAGTGCCACAAATAGTGTTTATAATACTGATTCTAAAGTGTAATCAGCTTGGCATTGGAATTAGATATACACTGGCATTgttacacacacattttgggCACACAATCATGTATTAACATTACAAGATAATGCTGGAAATATTGATACTCATGTGTCCTTAACTATGGTTGATTGttttgtgcacacacacacacacacacacacaacaggataCACGCACATTAAAAGCTGCTTTCCCGTATTTGTGATCAATAAAAGGCCAGGAATGCTCGTATAAATAGTTGCATTGCTGATGGTTTGAGGCTATCGATTGCAGTGTAAATGAAAATCTTTATCAGATTAGGGACTTCTCAGCTGTTGTCTGCTATAGCAGGCCTCCTCAGAACCCACAGCAATGTCCCACAGAACACTAAAAAGACCACTGCAGTGAGCAAGGGTCTGTGGCCTGTGACACAAACACAGTGCATTAAAGCGCGATCAGAGCGTCGATGTGGGCCATATATCTTGAAGCTGCAGAGAACGGGAGCGCGACACCCACTTTGGAGgttgaaggaggaggagggggttgGGTGGTTGGGGCAGAAGGTGGAAGGTGAATTAAGGTTGCGGCTTGATTTCTGAAAAAGGTCACTAATTAAATTGCAGGACCAAGAGAGACGGATGCATTTGGCTCCTCTGGTTTTCACGGGAGAGAAACCGGTTCtatcatttttgcttttaaaatgacatttagtaatataatatatggaaCACACataatttttgcatattttttacatGGTATGCACACAGCCACATAAGAATAAAGGCAGGCATGCATAATGGTACTACAGTGATAAgcatatttgttgtgttttggattAAATCCTGTAGCTAATGTGCTGAGTATACTGTGTAGTGTATCCGgccttgtgtttgtttggctAATTACAGATCCCTTGCTCTACCTTAAAATCTCCAGGCTCATGTGTGGCCAAGGCAGAATGATACAATAAATGGCTTCAAAACAGTGCTTTTATCCGCTTTTTATCTTCGTGTGGCAATTTAGCGGAAGCCCTTTAGCTCTAGAGTGTTGAGTTCTTTATTTAATCCAATTCTCGGAGGAATATTATAGACCTCCTGCGTAGCCCTTACCGCATTCCTCTACCTAGTTTGGTGCTTATGCTATTGATTTTCCCATTAAGGGCTAACGCTAACCCCTGAGTAACCGGCCTCTGTATTGCACACCCTGAAAGCTGTATTGAACAGATGCTATCCAAGGCCTTTAATCAATGGTCTCCATTGTTAtgcaatattattttacatgacTCGTGTATTTCATTCTTGTCTCTCTCTATGATTCTCATATACAGGTGTGGTGGTAATGCGTGGCATCTGTAGCCCCCGATATGGACATCGgtgagggaggaggaggggatggagggggaggagaggagagagATGCTGACCTTAGTCCACAGGCTTTATCTCTCCCTCTCCTGACCTTGGCGCTCATTCCTGAGCAGGGGTCAGCCTCTCACACTTCAGCCAGGACCCTTGCCAAAGAGCCCCTGATCTTGCATGAGAAGCGGGAGGAGGAGGGCGCAGAGGTGTCCGAGCCGAGAGGAGAGACACAGGTAGGGGGGAAGGAGGATGGTCATTTACAAGAGGATGAAGCAAGTCAAAAGCGGGGGATGAAGGAAAACTTCCAGGAGGAATCTCTGTCAGGGCAAAGTGTGGAGGTGCATATAGTGAAGCCGGATACAGGGGGTCTCCCAAAAGCCCATAGCCGAAGCAGCAGCaaaggagaagaggagaaggaagaagaggaggccaTCTCAAACCAAAGCCAAACCAAATCCAAATGTTCTTTATTACCTCAACAGAGCCAGCAAAGCGCTTCTTCCAGCACTGCAAAGGCCAGTGGCATGCtcaacagcaaaacagccgcGTCTCCAAAGTCCTCCCAGACTCCCTCCACCTCTCCAAAAATCCCCCCTTTTCTTTCCACCTCTCCAAAGCACTTCACTTGCTCACCCTACTCTTCTTCTGTCCCGCTGAGCGAGAGAGAGGCAAAAGACATTACTGGAGATCAGGACTGGATTTCCGGGTTTCCTCAGAGCTTTAAATCCCAGCAGTCGACTCTGGCTTTCCCACTGGCAGGTATGGGGGCGGCCAGCGCACCTGCTGAGGATGATGGGCCGGCAGGGGTTCCTCACTCTTCCATTTCCAATGGAGATGGTGCCAAAGCTCCACAACCAAATGACAGCCAGCTTGAGACAGAAATGGATTACGACAGAGACGAAGGAGAGCAGAAAGAAGCTGTCCCCAAAAACCTCAACCAAGAGCTCTCTCCAAATTCACTGACGAGTCACATGACTGCAATGCATTCACGTAATTCCTGCAAGACACTGAAATGCCCCAAGTGTAACTGGCACTACAAGTCTCAGCATACGCTGCAAGTCCATATGAAGGAGAAACATCCAGAGACAGGCGGTCAGTGCGTGTGTGGTGCCTCTGGTGGGAAGTGTGTTTGTGGCAGTGCAACACGAGGTGTGTGTGGATACTGCAGTTCAGGGAAACCCCATCCCCGTTTGGCCCGGGGCGAAACCTATGCCTGTGGCTACAAGCCCTACCGCTGTGAGGTGTGTGACTATGCTACCTCATCGAAAGGCAACCTCAGCATACACATGCAGTCAGATAAACACCTTAATAATGTTCAGAATGGTCAGATGCATACTTCCCATattagcaacaacaacaacaacagcagctcTTCCAATGGCACAGTGATGGATGAGCAGGCGTACAAGCTTCCACTTTCAATTTCTACATCTGCGACCCAGCCAGCCAAGCTCACACCACCTGCACACTCTCCCTCTCATGGCAAGCGTTGGCGGTGTGACGTATGCGACTACGAGACAAGCATTGCCCGCAACCTGCGCATACATACCACCAGTGAGAAACACACGCACAATATGCTGAGGCTGCAGAGAGGGTACTACTTGTCCCACTGCAGGAGCCTTGCTCCCCATCTAAAACACTTACAAAACACAGGTAAGCCATGCATAATACCATTTGCTGCTGTTTTGAAAAAAGAATGCACTCACAGTTTGTTTTGGTGTTTCAGGTGGGGAGCTCTTCAACATGCGACTGACTTCTCAACAAGTCGCAGAGCAGCCAGTCACCCTGGGCTCCACACTGACTCCTTCACCGTCCCCATCGCCTTCTCCCCCACCAGCTGCAACCTTGTCTCCCGCTGGACCTCTCTCCCACGGAGTGTTCCAATGCCTCGTCTGCTCCTGCTTTTCCTCCGACAGCTTAGAGTCCATGGAGCAACACCTTAGCACCCCTCGCTCCCTGCCCCAGTCTGAATGGTGCTCCCTGGTCGCCGGTGGCTGCCACTGCAGGCTGTGTGGCTACACCACCCCGCTGAGGGCTAACTTCTCCTTGCACTGCCAAACTGACAGACACCGAACCCGCTACCAGCTTGCAGCTCACCTACAAGAAGGGGGTGACCGCGGTCAGGAAGGTGCCACCCTGATAGCTAAGGGCAACCCCATCCAGCTGAGGTGTAATCTGTGCGATTATGTCACGAGCAGTTTTGAAAAGCTACAAGGACATTCCCAAACTTCCCATCATGAGTCCAGTGTCCGTGTTTACAGAGTAAGTACTGACTTGTACACACACCCAAAATGGCTCCTCCATATTGAGATGAGTATGTAAAACTACTTCTTCATGATTTAACTTCCAGTTCCTGCAGCAGTATGACGGTGAGGTTGATGGAGGTTCATGGCTATTCCATTGTCTCCTATGCaaccactcctcctcctctaagATAGAAGTACTGAAACACAGTCAAACACAAACCCATCAGCAAAGGGAGGGATTGCTACAACTGCAGCCAATGGGTGGAGAGGAGCTGGCAGCAATTTTCACCATCAGAAAAAGCCCTGATGGGGTCACAGGTGAGAATATGAATTGTGGAAGTGTATTTGACATGTAGCTGCATCTGCTTGCTGACACAAGAAATAAGGCACAGGGATTAAGATGAAAAGTGAGAAAATGAGTAATGGCTGTTGCCGAGCTATTGATCGAGTAAATTGATCAGTCGATACTTATCCTTGTTATATCCCCGATCGCCCCTGTAGACAGCTAACTAGCACCTGCTAATCAATGAACCAATAAAAATCCCCTGGGCAAGAATGGGGGAGGTTGGAGTTAGTAATAAGTGACTTCTGCTCAAGGTAACATTGGGTTAACGTTATGTGTACTTCTACAGTTAcctctaaaaaataatatatgatatatgtatatcatAATATATGATACCTAATCGGTATGTTCATCTGGGTAAAAATTATCATAACACCATGACTTTTATTGTCATCTCTCAGGAGAACCAAATGAGGATATGGAAAATTCCACTGAGGTCACCACTGGTCTTTTGGACCAAACCAAAGACAACTTAGGGGTTAAGCATATGGATAAGGAGACAGGTATGATTGCTTGTGACAAAAGTAAATAGAATTATAGTGTGATGCCTTATGAAGGAATATTTACACggcttgtgtttttgcagggaAAATGGTGGAGGAGACAGAAAAGAGGGAGTCACTGTCAGTCAAACGCCAAGCATCTGGATGCGGGGAAGTGGAAAACTGTACCATAACCAAAATACCCCGAATACACCAGCAAAGCGAGAACCAGCAGGTGAGTAGTCGCCACCAGATTTTGTTCAACAAATTGGTAATTTTTTGCAGAGCAAACTAAACTTATAAATCCTTTTTAGACTGTCCAGTGCCCTTTGTGCCAGGTTAAAATCCCGTACACACACCTTCGACCACATCTAACACATGTGCACAGTGTGGCACAGGACTGTGTCGATAAGCTCATCAGCACAGTAAGTGAATAcaaagtgtgtattttttttatttgcttttgttgaAGTTAGCTCAGGAAAATGACAAGGGAAAGGATGGGGGATGGGGCTGGAATGAAATGTAGGGAGACAATTCCATTAAAGAAGGTACCAGAGAGAAAGGCAGTGTCTTTTTAATGCATGGTTAAGGAGCTCCCCACTATCATCTTTGATGCAGACGtacaatttgtgtgtgtgtgcttttttttaagtagagGAGAGCGGATTTGACTGCAGGAGTGAGGGGAAAGCCAGTGTTTCTATAATGCATGTTTAAGTAGCCCTCTATTAGCAGAAGTGCAGTCAAGCTAAAAGGGGGGGCCCCGTGCTTTTTACTGTGTCTCTCTAGCTAACAAAGACTGGTCATCTATCCACATCAGCCGTCCTCCATCTTCCTGGCCGTATGCTAAGTGGCCTTTGTCTCTTGCTCTCTTTGCCTCCACTTCACGTACAGCTTTTCACCCCTATCCCCCTCTGCTGTACCCCCTCCAGCTACTCCTATCATTCGTATTCTGCAATCTCCGTCCCTGCTCCTCCCTTTCTGTCTCTCATTTTCTGATGCCTTACCCCTCCCTTACTGGCTCTTGccgacattgttttttttttttttttctcattgccCCTTACGtcctccctcctcttcctggTCTCTCTTTTTCATATTCTTTACCCCTTAGCTCCCCCCCAACACACCCACACCTACCACCATCCTCCCTCCTACCTCATACACCTCCCTCACTCACTCTGATAGTAATTGAGGTTCATTAATTCAGACTGAGGTGATGATGGCCATTATGTACCTTGCTTTCCAATTATGCTCTCTAGATTAAGCCTGACCTTCAGTTTtctctgcagtgtgtgtgtgtggtgattgGCTCTTCTCTCTTTTCTTATGAAGCTGTTACATAGCAAAAACTCTTGTCATGTAAATCTCATCTTTAGCCGTCCACCCATTCCTTAGGGTAGCTGGCTGTTCACCGAGATGGAGCATTTTTTCGCTCGGTGCTTGAAGCTGTGGAGATGGAGGTTTTCTATATGAAGAatgattttaaataaaattcattatTCAGCACAGTAAAGTTTTATTAAACCCTTGGGGCATGCAAGGGAGGGCGTCATTGGTGCTGAAGGGCAGACCCACATATCTCAACCACATACACTTATTACCAAGTTGATGTGCCTTGCTGCGTATAGTACTGTGCAGACAGGGGGAATATAACAATGCACTTAAAGATTCACTCTTGAATGTTTCATGATATTAGGACAGGGAGTGTAGACTCTTCACGTTTATTCGTCTTGCAATTTGCCTGCtattaaaatgtacaattaaaaatgttttattcataaAGTTGGATGAAGAAAAAACATGGACGTCAAGCTGTTTTTTGTTACTTTGGTTTGCAAAGGGCTTACTATTTTAAAATGAACAGAGTgcaattttcttttctttaggTCAAACCATCCATGGAACAATCTCAGCTGGAGACTGAACCACCATCAAACCTGTGCACGGATGAcactgtaaaaaatgaaaacgTCACACATAACAAGAAAGAACATTGTCATATAACTGACTCCCTTACCTCAGATGATTCACCTAAATACAAAAGTAGGTTTAAAAGTcaccaaaaacaaaatattgatTTGACTTTGGTGTCAACATCAATTCTACTGctactattattatgatataatatcaCTTGTGTGCGCTTTGCAGGCATTTCAGTGGAGAACGTTGAGGAAAATGGAGCCGCACCCAAAGATGTCACAGCTCTACTCACCCCACCCCTGGAAGACAACGCCACTCACCCTTCCAATGGAAAACTGGCTCCCCAATCCCTGACTCACACGCCTCCCTCCTCTCCAATCGCCGATCCCCCTCCTCTTTCTGATCGCCATGGTTACCGGTTTCGTTGCAGCAGGTGCAGTCTAGCGTTCCCTACTCAGGAGAAACTCCAGCTGCACTGGCAGTACCATGCCATGAGGGCGGCGACAGAATGCCCCCTGTGTTCCAGACAGTGTCGCAGTCAGGAGGCCTTGCAGAGACATATGcagaacacacactcacagctgGACAACACTCAGAGTACAGTCTCACTGCCTCATACTGCACAATGTATAGAACACAATAGGAATGAATCAGTTCAACAGGACATTAGTTTATCTCCTCAAGCTGGTCAAGAGGCAGGAGAAGGCGAGGAAGAAGTGAGGGAGGAAGaagtggaggaagaagaagacacaGTGGACACCggagaaaatgaacaaaaagagGAATTTAAACCTAAAGAAAAAGACGTAATTGGTGAAACTGATGGAGATGAGGGCGATTTAACTGAGCCAGAAAAAGTGATCACTGATGATATTCTATCAGAAGCTAGTTCCATCTCTCATATCAAAAAGAGCTTCAACCCCACGATGGACCGCTATCTTGATCCATCAAGGCCCTACAAGTGCACCATATGTTCTGAATCTTTTACTCAGAAAACAATTCTTCTGGTACACTATAATTCGGTGTCCCATCTTCACCGGGCAAGGCGAGCTTTGCAGGAGTCAAACACGAGTGTTTCTGCCCCAGAGGCTGCACGTGGACAAGATCCTCGACCTTACCGATGCAAACTATGTGGAGTCGGTTATAGCCAGAGTTCCACACTGGACATACATCTTCGCTCTGTTCTTCACCAAACAAGAGCTCGTGCGGCACAGAACCCAGGTCCACAGACACCAGTGTCTAGTGTAGCAGCTTCGGTTCCGGCCACTCCTACTGCTACTTTGGCTGCTAAGACATCTAAGGAAACATCAAAGAGTCTGCCTTTTACCAAGAAGCCAGATGTAGCAAGTTCATCAGCAGGATTCATAGCTGAGGCGCAGCTGACAGTATCAACCGATGGGCAACAGGCTAAAAAGAGAGTAGCAGAACTGATAGCATCAAGAAACCAGCTACTACTAatgcaacagcagcagctggcCCAGGCCCAGGCCCAAGCCCAAGCTCAGTTGCAACAGACGGCATTGCTCCAAGCCCAAGTGATGCAGCACCTTCCCATTGGACCAGAGAATTTCCTTCAGCATTTCCCTCTGGCACCAGATAACTTCCTCACTCTACAGCAACAGCTTCTTCTGCCATTTTACTTTTCTGGAGACATGAAACTTAATCCGGAGTTGGCTATAAAGAGCCTGGAACACACCCAATCTGAGGCAGCCAAGTCCACAGTGAGTGAACACACTAAGGTAGAGGATAAAAAAGCTGGCAATGCTGAAACAGATGAAAAACAAATTCAGACTCAGTGTTCACCCTCTGATGATACCCAAATGAAAGATATGGAATTTGACACCAGCATTGAAAATGGCTGCAAGGGATCCGCCAACAGCCTAAACGAAAAAGAATGCATCGAAGACAAAAACGAAGAACTTTGTGTTCCAGTTGTTAAAAATGAGGGTCAAACACAGGAAAATGATTCTGCTTCAGTTAATCTCCCTGGATCGCAGTGCCCTCCACCAAGGGTGCCCTACGCGGCTGTTAATGGGGAAGCTCTTCAGGCTTTGCTCCAGAGTTATGGCTATGAATTGGCATTGCAGTATATCCAAAGTAGACATAGAAACCAGCAGCAGATAGCAACCCAGATGATACATTTGAAAAACGGGTGCTCTGATACTCCAAAAACGGAGATGTATTCAGTGGAACATAAACAGTCAGTTGGAACAGATGGAATTGTAGAAAGCAATAGCAAGGCTAACAAAAGCGAAGTTGAAGACCGACAGCGTTTCACGGGGGAAAACAATGGTGTTGATGAACTGCGAAACAAGAAGAAAGACTGTTGCAGAAGTGGAGAAAAATGCAGAGATTGTGGCAAGTTTTTTTCCGATGCTATGATATTAAAAAGCCACCAGGAATACATACACAGACTACTTCTTCCCACTGCTGCGTTAGAGAGGTTTTCCAAAGAATACAGATTACAATATGACCAAATGTACCCcttgaaaaagacaaaatctGGAGAGGATTCATCTGCGAGTACAGAAGTTGTAATTCCAGCCTCATTCTCAGAATCGGTACCAGTATCTGAATCAGATACGGCTCAAGTTAAAACATCACCTCAACTCTCATTTTCAGACcctgaaacaaaaacatgtgcAACACCCGAAGACCTGACAACTGCATCTCCGCCCTccccttctttttcttcttctcagcCTCAGATATTCCCACATAAGGAGCAAACCCTTACTTCCACATCTTCTACTGTTACTTCTCAAATCACACCGCCAGCAACGGCCATGCCTGTTCCCTTAGCAAAAATACCTATGCTACCTCTGCCCTTGCCCCAGCTTTCTATCCCCCCACTTCCTTTACCCAAACTTCCACTACCCCCAATTCCTTTCCCGATGGAGCTCCCTCTCATTCCTCCAGTTGTGATGCAGGCTCTCCAGCCCCAAACTTGGTTAGAATCGAGTGTGAACCCAGAGTTGGCAAAAATCTACCAGTCTCAACTCAACCCAGCACTTCTTGGACAACAGGGACCTGCTAGTCCGGTAATTatttcccaaccatctcagctTAGCCCTGCTTTGCTAAGCCAGACACAGCAAGTTACCGGTTTTCTGGGTGAACCAGCCCAGACCAGCTCCAATCAACCAGGGCAGCAGCCCCAGGTCAGTCCAACAATACTGGAGCAACAGCAAAGTAAGAGAACCCGCACACGAATCTCTGAGGACCAACTAATTATTCTTAGAAAACACTTTGATATCAACAGCCTCCCCAGTGATGATGCGATTAACAAAATGTCCAGTCTGTCTGGTCTACCTCACAAAGTCATCAAACACTGGTTTCGCAACACCCTATTTAAAGAGCGACAGCGAGACAAGGACTCCCCTTACAATTTCAATAACCCCCCAATCACAGCCCTTGCAGAGACCAGAGAGGAAGTCCCACAAACCCAATCTCTAACACTGTCCCAGTCTTCACTGTCTCCAGGACTGCAAGACATGCCCCAGTCCACTGGTGATGCCCACAGAGGGAGACGGTCTTCTCGAACCcgctttacagaaaaacaaCTGGAGACACTGCAGGGGGTGTTTGAGGCGACTCCCTATCCTAGAGAGGAGGAATACGATAGGCTGTCAGCTCTGCTGTCACTCCCTAACAGAGTAATTGTTGTGTGGTTTCAAAATGCGAGACAGAGAGCTCGCAAAAGCCAGGACCGGGGAACCGATGACGGAATAGAAGGGACAAGTCAGCTTGACATTCTTAGACAAGGATGCTACAggaatgatgataatgatgataacagTTGTGTGGATGAACAGCAAACTGACTCTCACAATGAAAATTCCATGGATTTGACATATGAGTATTATTCCCAACCTGACTCTCCCGCCTTTGATTGTTCTTCTGCTAGTCACACAGAGAGCGAACATTCCATTGGcaatgatgaaatgatgaaaacacCTACTGTCAAGAAACAAGAAAATATAACAGCCAGTTATCAAACCAGCAAAAAAGACATTACAGATATGGATATCCATCCAAAGGAAAAAGCACAGGCCTTTCAAACTGTGTCCTCCACAGAGGCTGGCAATCTGGTACAACCCCAGCCAGAGATTTCAGCAGAAAAACCCCAGCCTCATTCTTCCTCCCCCACACAAACCACAGGAAATAGCAGCCAATTAATGTCTGAATCAAGCCAGGAACGTAGTCATAGTTCCTCTTCAAATTCAGCAATTATAAAACCTGCAGATACGTCCCCAAGCCAGTCGTCACCATCAGAGTCGAAAGCAAACACCACTCTGCAGCCTGAGACACCCTCGCATCAACCCACCGAGACCCAGTCACTGAACCAAATCCCACCACCAAACCAGTTTCAGTGCAGTCTATGCCCAATGTCCCTGCCGTCATTGCAGATTTGGCAGGAGCATCAGACAAGGCACCTCCTTGCGGCTCAGTCCCACGTCCAACTTCTCCACTCTGGGTTCACAGACAGAACAATGCCGTATATGATGCTCCAATCCAACCACCCCCTGATGGCTAACCAATTGCTTTCAGGCGCAATGACCCAGTTGCACCCTCATGCCACAAATTCCATGATTTCCCACTTGAGCAGTACACAAGTTAAGAACTCATTCTCTGACCTCTCTCAGAGTTCCTTCACATCTTTGAAACAGAACTCCAAGGTAATATCAGAGGCTAGTTTTGATATTCAAAGGTGTGGCAGAGAGAGCGAGGAAGAACATAGAAGAGACAAGCGTCAGAGAACCACCATCACCCCAGAACAGCTTGAAATCTTGTATCAACGTTACAGCTTGGACTCCAAC
This window harbors:
- the LOC131131032 gene encoding zinc finger homeobox protein 4-like, which encodes MDIGEGGGGDGGGGEERDADLSPQALSLPLLTLALIPEQGSASHTSARTLAKEPLILHEKREEEGAEVSEPRGETQVGGKEDGHLQEDEASQKRGMKENFQEESLSGQSVEVHIVKPDTGGLPKAHSRSSSKGEEEKEEEEAISNQSQTKSKCSLLPQQSQQSASSSTAKASGMLNSKTAASPKSSQTPSTSPKIPPFLSTSPKHFTCSPYSSSVPLSEREAKDITGDQDWISGFPQSFKSQQSTLAFPLAGMGAASAPAEDDGPAGVPHSSISNGDGAKAPQPNDSQLETEMDYDRDEGEQKEAVPKNLNQELSPNSLTSHMTAMHSRNSCKTLKCPKCNWHYKSQHTLQVHMKEKHPETGGQCVCGASGGKCVCGSATRGVCGYCSSGKPHPRLARGETYACGYKPYRCEVCDYATSSKGNLSIHMQSDKHLNNVQNGQMHTSHISNNNNNSSSSNGTVMDEQAYKLPLSISTSATQPAKLTPPAHSPSHGKRWRCDVCDYETSIARNLRIHTTSEKHTHNMLRLQRGYYLSHCRSLAPHLKHLQNTGGELFNMRLTSQQVAEQPVTLGSTLTPSPSPSPSPPPAATLSPAGPLSHGVFQCLVCSCFSSDSLESMEQHLSTPRSLPQSEWCSLVAGGCHCRLCGYTTPLRANFSLHCQTDRHRTRYQLAAHLQEGGDRGQEGATLIAKGNPIQLRCNLCDYVTSSFEKLQGHSQTSHHESSVRVYRFLQQYDGEVDGGSWLFHCLLCNHSSSSKIEVLKHSQTQTHQQREGLLQLQPMGGEELAAIFTIRKSPDGVTGEPNEDMENSTEVTTGLLDQTKDNLGVKHMDKETGKMVEETEKRESLSVKRQASGCGEVENCTITKIPRIHQQSENQQTVQCPLCQVKIPYTHLRPHLTHVHSVAQDCVDKLISTVKPSMEQSQLETEPPSNLCTDDTVKNENVTHNKKEHCHITDSLTSDDSPKYKSISVENVEENGAAPKDVTALLTPPLEDNATHPSNGKLAPQSLTHTPPSSPIADPPPLSDRHGYRFRCSRCSLAFPTQEKLQLHWQYHAMRAATECPLCSRQCRSQEALQRHMQNTHSQLDNTQSTVSLPHTAQCIEHNRNESVQQDISLSPQAGQEAGEGEEEVREEEVEEEEDTVDTGENEQKEEFKPKEKDVIGETDGDEGDLTEPEKVITDDILSEASSISHIKKSFNPTMDRYLDPSRPYKCTICSESFTQKTILLVHYNSVSHLHRARRALQESNTSVSAPEAARGQDPRPYRCKLCGVGYSQSSTLDIHLRSVLHQTRARAAQNPGPQTPVSSVAASVPATPTATLAAKTSKETSKSLPFTKKPDVASSSAGFIAEAQLTVSTDGQQAKKRVAELIASRNQLLLMQQQQLAQAQAQAQAQLQQTALLQAQVMQHLPIGPENFLQHFPLAPDNFLTLQQQLLLPFYFSGDMKLNPELAIKSLEHTQSEAAKSTVSEHTKVEDKKAGNAETDEKQIQTQCSPSDDTQMKDMEFDTSIENGCKGSANSLNEKECIEDKNEELCVPVVKNEGQTQENDSASVNLPGSQCPPPRVPYAAVNGEALQALLQSYGYELALQYIQSRHRNQQQIATQMIHLKNGCSDTPKTEMYSVEHKQSVGTDGIVESNSKANKSEVEDRQRFTGENNGVDELRNKKKDCCRSGEKCRDCGKFFSDAMILKSHQEYIHRLLLPTAALERFSKEYRLQYDQMYPLKKTKSGEDSSASTEVVIPASFSESVPVSESDTAQVKTSPQLSFSDPETKTCATPEDLTTASPPSPSFSSSQPQIFPHKEQTLTSTSSTVTSQITPPATAMPVPLAKIPMLPLPLPQLSIPPLPLPKLPLPPIPFPMELPLIPPVVMQALQPQTWLESSVNPELAKIYQSQLNPALLGQQGPASPVIISQPSQLSPALLSQTQQVTGFLGEPAQTSSNQPGQQPQVSPTILEQQQSKRTRTRISEDQLIILRKHFDINSLPSDDAINKMSSLSGLPHKVIKHWFRNTLFKERQRDKDSPYNFNNPPITALAETREEVPQTQSLTLSQSSLSPGLQDMPQSTGDAHRGRRSSRTRFTEKQLETLQGVFEATPYPREEEYDRLSALLSLPNRVIVVWFQNARQRARKSQDRGTDDGIEGTSQLDILRQGCYRNDDNDDNSCVDEQQTDSHNENSMDLTYEYYSQPDSPAFDCSSASHTESEHSIGNDEMMKTPTVKKQENITASYQTSKKDITDMDIHPKEKAQAFQTVSSTEAGNLVQPQPEISAEKPQPHSSSPTQTTGNSSQLMSESSQERSHSSSSNSAIIKPADTSPSQSSPSESKANTTLQPETPSHQPTETQSLNQIPPPNQFQCSLCPMSLPSLQIWQEHQTRHLLAAQSHVQLLHSGFTDRTMPYMMLQSNHPLMANQLLSGAMTQLHPHATNSMISHLSSTQVKNSFSDLSQSSFTSLKQNSKVISEASFDIQRCGRESEEEHRRDKRQRTTITPEQLEILYQRYSLDSNPTRGVLEGIARDVGLTRRVVQVWFQNTRARERKGQFRSMGPGSNFSLGLNHLRCPFCRALFKVKSALDAHMRSRHWAEAERAGYNLSMSNGSSMPIGMAMSSVTDKPGPSVSCNLVSNTGIAISNKEKTVKQPVIFSSSSNDLTNPGEYDDFEDDDEFPYDEGSSMADRGSPSPVGSGGPNSDWGETLHPHHHQQQRQRTQMSHFQVLQLRDFYKNHRTPNRRECEALGQELGLPHRVVQVWFQNARAKEKRARTLSSDSAEREQAELTAGAGERDRA